AAAACGACATCGTCTGGGTCGTGACAATTGTCTTCCAAACATGTGTTTTCTTGGGTCGTCTCGTCTACTTGGGTCTAATAGGACTACGAAAGAGTCGTCTGTTTTAGGCATGGCGTTAGGGTCTTCGAGTCAGATTCGGACCGATTCTTTTTGGGTCTGAATTTTTCGGATCTTAAATATTTAGACTCAATAGATACTTAAAAATTTTCGGTTCGAGTTTAGATCGGTTCTTCTCGGGTCCAGATTGGTTcggatctataattaaaatacttacaaaATACTCAAAAAATTTCGGAGCCGATCGGATTCAagtatttaggatctgaaaaaAATGACATACCCAACTCTATCAAATTTAATcgatatttttcataaatatctaaaattttataaaataacttaaatgaaactattaataataaaaataaaacatttttaaactctagattttacattttaaaagtttcatattacttaaacaatgttataaaaataataacaaatgttgataacaaaagatatttcaaactaaatcctaaaataatatatatatatatatataataggacacaaaaaaaatcatagttttagatatacttATTTTTAAGACGGAAACAAATCATTAACGGGTCGAGTCTATTCgagtcggttcttttcgggtttGGGTCGGTTCTTTTCAGTTCTGGTTCTTTGGGGTAAAAGaaatttagaccaaaaaaatacttgtaaattttcggttcggttatggGTCGGAtattttcggatcggttcggtttaagTTTTTGGGCGCAGGTTAAAATAGGCCTAGCCTATCTACTTGGGTCTTCGCTTCATAGAGGCCCACTAAGTTTCTATCTTCGTCAATACGACTTCGTTTGAACTACACTCGGACTTCGTCAATACGGTCTCGggatcttcttctccttcctctacaTCTCTCCTCTTTTCTTCTCATCGTCATCTTTAAAACGGCCAAGGGGCCGTGACTCTCTACAGCCATCACCGACGGTGTCAGATTCCCCGCCGCCGGTGGCCATACACCGCATGCCGGATCCGGCTGTCGTCAAAGAAGTGAAACGCGCGGTGTCTGTCCCCGTGATGGCACGCACGCGCGTCGGTCATTTCATGGAAGCTCAGATCCTGGAGTCTCTGGCCGTGGACTACATGGACGAGAGCGAGATCATCTCAAGATCACTTTATCAACAAGCATAACTTCCGATATGCGGGTGCCGCGACACTGGGGAGGCGTTGAGGGAAGGCGCCGCGATGATTCGGATAATCAGTGGCTTCTCCCCGAGAGGTGAGTGAGGTTCTACGAATTATGCAAatgatttcttaaaaaaacaaaaaaaaggatcaatttaaaacaataacaaataaatgaacaGTAGGCAGGTTGTTTGTTTGGGAGTTAGTTATTCTGTTAACGATCaacaaagaaaatcaaaaagaaaatccAAGAATAACCGTCGCAAGATACATAGTATATAGTagatcattcttcttcttccttgtttttattttttagattccTCTCTGCGTCTGCGCATTCTCTTCCTTGCTTGCTATCGTACGATCATGATGAGGATGTTGCAACTCGAAAAACTTCTTCGTCGATCTTCTCGGTAATGTCATCCTTCTCTTTTGTAATCGTTTGGTTTAAGCGAAGATAATCTCATGAAGAAACAGGATTGGGATTTGGAGTGATAATAAGTAGATTAGGATTTGGATTTGGACTATGATAAGTAGGATTTGGAGTGATAATAAGTAGATTAGGATTTGGATTTGGACTATGATAAGTAGGATTTGTAATCGGATCTGATGATCTGATGAATAAATCGACTACAGGTTTGCATCATCGTCTTCTCTTAAGAATGATGAAATCAACTACAGGTTTGCATCAtccatcttcttcatctatTTTAATGATGAAATCAAATACAGGtttgcatcatcttcttcatctaacCGGGATACTTATTTTATGTCTTAGGCATTCCCATGAGTTTCTGGTATCTCTCTCCTGAATCGGAATATCAAACTGGCTGAGAATAAAAGGTTCTCACACAGATCCCGGAGCAATTCATGCCAGCTTTCTTAAGTTGGGGTTCAAAACTGATCAGCTGCTAAGCAAACAACTTAGGCTCTATGGATCGTGTGGTTCTGTTGAGGATGCAAAGAGGTTGCTTTATGATAGTTACAATTCCAAACTTGCTGGAGTAGCAGTTTGGAATTCCATGATAGCTATCAATGGTGATGGGAATGAAGCAATCACCATGTTCGAGAACATGCCTCGGGGATTGAGCAAAACACATGCCACCTACTGGAACACAATGCTCGGTTGTTCACATATTGGTGAGACAGGCTACGCCCACTATTTATTGGGAAGGGCGTTTAAATGCTTTGGTATTGAGCCAATCATGGAGTTGTTGGGTACTTACATCGACGGTTTAGCCAGGCACTGCGAGGGTAAGAAAGCAGTAACAACATTGAAGGGTATGAGGTACAAGCCAAATCAGGAGATGGTGGTGAGTATATTGTCCAAGTACGATCTGAACGCTGATCCTTCTACATTTGCTCAAGATTTTGTTCAGTATCTTGAGGAGCAACGAGTGAGCTTCTATATAATGAACTTGCGTCTGAAGTAGGAGTTGTTTGGAAGTCGAACGTGAAGATTCAGAGGAGAAGGAAGAGTACTAAGGGTTGTTCCAACATATgaagaggagaggagagaggcTCTTCACCCAACACTCTGGagctttagtttcttttttttccagatTCTTGGAACTTTCTTCTTTTACCAGCACATTTAAATACCGAGTCTTGACGTTGAGGTGAACGTCTATGTCAAGGATTGAACATCTAGTTGGTGTTTGAGAACCTTTAAAGCTTTCTATGCAACAGGTCGCCATTTGAAGTTTTTGGGTGTCTTTCTTTATAAATGTGAAACCTTTTCTCTTGAAACCTTAAACGTTCAGTCTCGAAAGTGATATAATGTGCAGGGTTTTACCAGTTTGTTTGAATCTCTGAGAGAGGTGAGGTAGAGTGAGATAACCGTGCTGAagcaatattaaaaataaagcttcttaaaGAAGAACTCACACTTATTGAACTCAGAGTTTTACAGGAACTAAACATTAGAATAAGGATTATTAGAACATGTACTATGTTTAAGTTCTAGCTTCATCATGCATATCTTCCACAGGGCACCAGTGCAAAACCAGAGATATAAAAGGACCAGCATTCAGCTCGAGAAGGGGGTCAGCACCCAGTGGTAGTAGAGACCAATACATTGTTCTCCCTAAGGCGTTTCTGGAAATGAGCAAAACGGTTCTGCAGTTGGAGTATACATGCAGCCTTCTGAGAGAGAATTGTGTTCAGTCTTGAAATGTAACTATCTAGATGGTTTCCAGGCTGGTCTGCTTCAACCAGCAGATTCATCTCCTGTACATGTGATTCCAAAAAGATATTATAGAGGCATTAAAAGATAGAATCGAAACAAGAGGCTTGCAACACGATAAAATCCATACCTCTTTCACGATGTTCATGGCATCCTCAACTTGTTTATGGTGAGCATTCACAAGTTCTTCTTCCTGTAAAAATGGTTCTTACGTCACTCAAggctgataaaaaaaacaaaagattccTTTAGTTAGCTGCAGAAGTGCATTTAGATTGTCATCAGAGTTTAACTTCTTCATATCAGGCATTGGCATGTCTCTTGACTTCATCGTTTTTCTTCCACGTTTGCTTCTCTTGCTCGTAATCCGATGCATCAAACTCATCGTTCTCTTCATTCCACATCTCATTCATAGTTGGATGGAGGAGTAGGAAGTGCGGTAGATAAAGGAACTTTCGTGGACTCCCATAGGTTCAAGGTTGAAGAAGACACATCTTTCTTAGACCCGTTTCCCTTCAAGAGACTCTTAACCCTACAGTTAGTTCCTCACAGTTAATGGGATGAACGTacatatgaaaacaaaaaaagaaagaaagatataaGTAGAAACCAAACCTGTCAGCGTATCTTAAGGTGTTAAGAGTGTGCTCACACGATCCAGAGCTTGGagatatgcaagatatcatcaCAGTACGAGAGTTCCCCATGAAAGAGTCCCTGAGAACTTCAGTCAACTTACTCCCTCTCGCTGAGGAGATCATAAAGCTTTCCTCCGTAGATTTCAAAGAAGCTGACGAACAACTGAAACCCTTGGTTTCTGTATGTGTGGTGCATCAACCTTAGGATATCCCTTGAAGTCTTAAGAGGCAAAGGCTTCATAGTATGTATAGGTTTGAGAGGTCAAACAGAAACCGAAGATGACATAATAAGTTGAGAAAATTAAAGAGAGATGCCAAATACTTTTAATATTAGGATAAAGATCTGTTATTAGCTTGTCTGTTTTTCTGGAAAGTGATCTATGATTCATTTTGGAGACTGTTTACCTGTCTGCCCATATGCAAAGCAAGTGGCTTCGATGCGCTGGAAAATAAAAGGAACAACAGGCTCTACTGTCTCGCGATAACAAGGCTCCCTCTAGAGTAAACATTGATCTTGTGTACTTCCAAACAGCAGTTACCTCATCATTTGATACTTCCTCATCTAGCACAGCATTAAACACAAATTCATGCTTTTCAACATAGGCTGTCAAGTCAACCTGCGATTATATATAGTCATCGATCAGTCTTAGTGTCTTGCTACAGCGAAGTCTAAGAGAATTGAGACTGCACAAAATCCAAACCATCAGTGACTAACCTTGACTTTGGTTTCATGAACCGTTAGGCAATTGGAATGTGTGTCAATAATGTCTTCCTCCTTTTTGTTAAGTGGTCTCTTACGCACATGTTGAAGAAATGATTAGCATACACGATGCAAAAGGCTGGGGAAATCACTTAATTTCAAGTGTTAATTCAAGTGATTCGCTACAGGGACAGAAGTGAATAGGAAGACACTACTCCTTCTCCCGACCACAAAAAGTACGACCTCTTGACCAAAGCCCTGGTCGACGCCGGAACGATAAACCAAGCTCTGGATCTCTTGTTGGAAGGAAGAAGGGTCATGTTCAATTTCCAAGAGCCAGGCTTGTACATGAACCTCGTCCGTGGCTTCTTGGAACAAGGGAATCTCGACATGGCGCATCAGCTCCGGGAAGACTTCACGACCTGTTCCATACGCAACAAAATCGCAGTCCTCGACTCCGTTTTTGTAGAGCATTTTTTCAAGCAAGGCAAGGACGAGGAGGCTATGAAGCTATACAGAAGCTCAGTGAACAACAGGGATGGCTTCACAGCAAATGGTACTGTTGGTAATCCCTATCTCAAATTATTGCTCACGTACGGCCAAAAAAATAAGCGTGGGCATTGTTCCAGTATATGCTTGACAATTACGAATGCTGCTTTGGGTTTAACAAAGATACTGTCAATATGATGGTGAACGAGTGTTTCGATGTGGGACGGTTCGGCGATGCGGTCAACGTTTTCAACAAGGCAAAGGCAACGCTCCAGTACGGGCTTCCTGTTGAAGCATACAGGAACATTATTACAAGGTTGTGTAAAAACGGAAGGTTGTCCGATGCTGAGACTATGTTTAATGGATTAGTGAAAGAACAAGGATACCATAAACCAGATGTTGAACCTATAAAGCATTGATTCGTGCATATGTTGAGTTTTCAAGGGTTGAGGATGCGGTTCAAACCTCAAACAAGATGATCGCTTCTAAACTCCACAGGGCCACTGATTTGTTTTTCTAGTTTAGTgattttttgcttttatattattttgcttcttttgtttttggtttcacTAGTTTGTGTAGTCAATACTTTCATAATTTTCAATGCACAAGCTCTGCTGTTGACTTGAAAATTGGATGCCTTAATTCAACGAAAGTACAATGCAAATCCTTGAAGTTAATTCATTTGGATTCATGAATCTTTCTAACGGATTGATATAGTCAACAAGCTAATAGTGAGGTTCTCTTACAAGATTTTATgaagttttcaaaattttgaaagttaCAATTCCTTTTCATGTTAATAATTAGCAGGTGATTATAAATGAAAACTATAACTAccaaacaaagagagagagagcccaCAAAAAGAGCCCAGTAACCACATTTCAAAAAGGCAAGACTCAGTTTTGACACTTCTGTATAAAAACTTTGTTGTTCGGGCCAGCGATAGGAACCATGTGTGAATTTCACACCAACCGGATATAGTTTGGAATGGAAGAGAATCAAACTGATTGCTTCAAATACTTTAGTGTTTCCACAGGTCTTGATCATGACATAATCATCAAACATGAACAAATTCGAAGCTAAGAGGAGATAAGTATCAACCGAGAAAAGTAAATTATAAACACAATTACGTCCACTTAAAGTTAATTTCCATCATCATTAAACCTTCTCAACCTTATGTGTGATTCTCTTGAACATGGTCATGAATGTGTTTTCATTGCcgttagaaaatattttttcaatgagTTTCTCATAAAGATAAACCAGCCGCATAATGCACATTTAGTgcaatttttttgtatattaaccAATAACATGACATTTCTGTGACCAAAAATATGTCATCTCTTTTATTTAACAATGACACATATGCTTATTGTTGTTaagttttgaagaaaaaaaatctgaactATTATTACTCTTGATAATCTCAAGCTTTTGATCATCACCTTATGAATGACCAAAATAGATATTAGCTCAAACAAGATTATCGCTTCTAAACCAGATGTTGAACCTATAAAACATTGATTGGTGCATATGTTGAGTCTTCAAGGGTTGAGGATGCGGTTCAAACCTCAAACAAGATTATCGCAAAACTGCACAAGGCCACTAATTTGTTTTTCtagtttaatgattttttttttgattttatattttcttcttttgtttttggtttcatTAGTTTATGTAATCAAGACTTTCATAATTTTCAGTTTATTCTTTGAAAGAGAAAAACTTTCATTCAGTTTAATATGTGTTTACTTACAAGATGTTCCGTAAAAGTCTTTTGAAATTCAATAGAACTTTGGAAATGAAATCAGTTTAGAGGGTATCTGATTCTAGTCAGTGCCGGCTCAGGTACAGGGGCGAGCAAGGCGACGGCCCAGGGCCCAAGAGCAAAAGGGGCCCATAATATTTTTCTGactattaaaaatttaagtgACAGAACAACTAGAGTTAAAAAAAAGTCAATGATGTTcgtatgttttctttttgtcaaagaTATTTGTATTTAGTGATTTCTCTTTCCCCATTAGAATTTCATTTTCCCCATTAAAATTTCATTTCCCcataaatatttctaatttaatGTTGTTCTATTTTCTTGAGTAAAACTTTTAGTATTTTAGAcagatcaaaattttaatagttaATACATGTCACTTCATTTTAGTACTTGACAATTAGATTTTGTTGaacattttaacaaatttttgaaaacaagtggtaatacaaatttgaaaaattgaaatctgaTGGTATACAAACATTTTCTTTGAGATAATTGTTTTAATATGACTCTAAATCattttgtccaaaaaaataCGACTCTAATCACTTCTAATCCCTTATATGAGCCTGATAATATTTTAAGCATTTGGTTTCATGTTCTTGATAAATTGTACAATTATGCTATgaataaacaatattttataagttAAGGGCCTATTTTGAAAAATTGCCCCAGGGCCTATAAATCGGTTAAGCCGGCCCTGATTCTAGTTAATAAAACTAATCATTATTcatgtaaatataatatagatATGTTAATATCAGCATCTGAATTAAAAAATGTATACATGTGCATGGTAGTTGAGTACGAATGTACGATAAATGTCACAGGTtgattcttttttattattagcTACCGTATAAacgagcttttttttttattattattagctACCGTATAAACGAGCtctaaaatcaaaatatcaGGCTCAAGACAATACGAAACCTCTATGGTAACTACACAATAACGTACACATTTAGTTAGGTCCGTATTCAGTTAGACCATTTTGAAAGAAAGTAAAATTAAGTCATTAGATTTCAACTAAATTAAATATGTCCAgactaaaaacataaaaaaaaaaaacaaaaattaataactagCGAGACGAAATCAAACTAAAACCATTGCCTACATTGTGTCTCTTGCTCATCATCTCTTCGTATTTTCCAGCCAGTGAGTCAAAGAGAACCCCAGCGCCAACTCCGACAGCGAGATCGATCGTGTATTGTCCTCTCGTCCCGAGAAGCCTGATCGATTGTAATACATTGAGGATGTCAAAAAGCAAGGCAAGTCTCAACCTCTTCATTCTCCTCATATCCAAGGATGCTATCGTCGACCCTGCGACATGGCCTGAGTAGAAGAGGAAGAACGAGACGTTTCCTACCGGAAAATCTACCCCTGATCCTAGAAAATCCTGTTatgaaaatagttaaataattttcaggATTGTATATATCTTAATCACGCACTAGAGCAAATTAACTTTAAACCAGTTTTGGTTAAACCAGTTTTTATTCTTGAACGTGTTAATACATAGTATAACAAGACGACACATAAATAAAATCATGTGTCGATGTTAcatcacaaaaaaagaaaaataactaaattggTAGAACATCACTAAACAAAAtgctatataatatataaaagagagaAATATGATGATTTGAACCTGAGGAAGAGGGAGCTGAGTAGAGTAACCCAGAATGCCACGGCAAGTAAACATGAAGCAAGCCGAGATGGTCGCTCGTGGTCGTCCTTCCACCAACCATGTCCATAAAATATACGTCGTTTGCATCCCTACAAACACCTGTCTCCACAGCCCCACAAATTTATATAGATAAAACTATACGATATGTCGAACACAACTAACCAAATTCATTATATTGCATGCGGTCAGAATAGACGGACCTAGAAAATTTTACTATAGACAATTTACTaagagattttaatttttttttggtttttaacaaTTTAAGAACTTATGTTTCTATACattatctcttaaaaatattatgagcTTTATgctgttttttttcctttcaaatTTTCATATGTCCAGGATAGACTTTTCATATGGTTTGTGATGTTTCCCAACCTATCACCATGTATGCCttttaattgtatttaaaacttttaaagcTAAAAACGGTCATATAGGAGTAAATTTATATTGTGTTACTTCTTTATAAAgaagcaaacaaacaaaatctcATTTGTTAGGTGAAGCATGCAGAAATGAGGatagtcaatatatatatttttaacccTAAGTTTCTTACGACATACCGTGTTGAGAGCAGCTAAAACGGTATTAAGATCCGGTGAAGAAGCCAAGAGGCGATACAGAGAGCGCGTCGCCACAAAACCAATATCGAACGGCTCAGAACTTGCCGGAATCATTTGGAGCATGTACTCCTCTACGCACGTGAAGAACAGAACTCCTACCGCTAACAAACACGGTATCCAATGGACTCTCACCACGTGGACAGGATTGCACATCCTCCACGTCATTAACGACGTCTTGCTTCTCCCTCCATCTCCGTTGGGGTTGGCGTAGCAGTCGTCGGTTTGCGTAACAATCTCCTCCATTTGGCTAGTACTTGCTGACCCGACGATTCCGTCAAAGGCGACTGCGTTAGTGTGGTATTCATTGAGAGAGTTAGAACTGCGACGGAGAGGGACGATAGTTGTAGTTGACATGGCCGTTAACGGAGAAGAACATTTCGAGAGGCTTGGAGATATGGGTTATATAAGAGATATTATGAAACTTGTGGAAGGAAAGGAAGGTTGTTTGGGCCACAAAAGTTCATACGAAAACGATgaatatgagatttgagagctacGTTTACgcaaagttttgttttgtttttctctttgttgGGAGGTACGTTTTGTATCGGCATGTTATTCATTTTGTATTCCAGTATGGCCTTGAGACAGCCAAAGAAAAATAGAGATAAAGAGTatgagatttcattatttataaTGAATTAATAACACTAGTTTTTCACACAGAAACACTTCAGTGGTATATTAAGTATTAACAATATGTAGATAACTCTACTCTGGTCTAATTCAAGATTATGGAGGATGTCGAAAGATTTGGTGCTTCCTTGAATACATTACTACTTTTGCATTAAGGACTATATAGTTCCCTTGGGCGCAAATTTTCTTTCACACTTTTTAAGATAACTATTGCTCTTATTGGATTCATAATGCATAAATCCAAAACATGTTGAATTGGTGTAAAATATTCGAGAAATTAGATTTGAATATaactttattttagtatatacaAAATCTTGACATTCATCAAATATTAGATATATACAATTGTACataaattacttaaacaaaTACACAACTAAATAATATAGAGATAATCAATCATATATACTCAGAGAGTCCTTCCATTATAGTTGATTAGCTGTGTACTTGTATACCaaccataaacaaaacaaacgtCATCTT
The Brassica napus cultivar Da-Ae chromosome A1, Da-Ae, whole genome shotgun sequence DNA segment above includes these coding regions:
- the LOC106380812 gene encoding phosphatidylcholine:diacylglycerol cholinephosphotransferase 1-like — protein: MSTTTIVPLRRSSNSLNEYHTNAVAFDGIVGSASTSQMEEIVTQTDDCYANPNGDGGRSKTSLMTWRMCNPVHVVRVHWIPCLLAVGVLFFTCVEEYMLQMIPASSEPFDIGFVATRSLYRLLASSPDLNTVLAALNTVFVGMQTTYILWTWLVEGRPRATISACFMFTCRGILGYSTQLPLPQDFLGSGVDFPVGNVSFFLFYSGHVAGSTIASLDMRRMKRLRLALLFDILNVLQSIRLLGTRGQYTIDLAVGVGAGVLFDSLAGKYEEMMSKRHNVGNGFSLISSR